The following coding sequences lie in one Terriglobales bacterium genomic window:
- a CDS encoding amino acid permease, with amino-acid sequence MGSEQGLRRQLGAGQMAMVGVGGSIGTGLLLGSAAAIQIAGPAVILSFVLAALIAYAVSMAMGELASVHPSAGSFGTYAEIYLNPWAGFVSRYGFWIAIAMAIGGEMVASATYMRQWLPGVPAIAWICVFAVALLAVNLMSVGHYGWFEYGFAMVKLVTMAAFVVLGGALLLTGHFPVQYTANGGFFAKGQAAPMYAMSFALFTFAGVEMVAISSGESRSGREVGRAMAMAFAMLAFVYLGAIIVLVGIMPWNGAGVTESPFVTVFKHVGLPAAGHVMNFVVLTAALSGANASLYVDSRMLFSLARGGYAPPSMGRLNASGTPMNALLVSSFGIVVALVLERWAPAKAFVYLLGAALFGAMLAWLVGLAAHVVFRRRLSPQQLVELPLRSPGGGWLSMAGFAAIVVSLLTTWGASPLTVMSGVVYLVILSVAYLMVRRRG; translated from the coding sequence GTGGGGAGCGAACAGGGTCTGCGCCGGCAATTGGGGGCCGGGCAGATGGCCATGGTGGGGGTCGGTGGCTCCATCGGGACGGGCCTGTTGCTGGGCTCGGCCGCCGCCATCCAGATCGCCGGACCCGCCGTCATCCTCAGCTTCGTCCTGGCCGCCCTGATCGCCTATGCGGTCAGCATGGCCATGGGAGAACTGGCCAGCGTCCATCCCTCGGCGGGGTCATTCGGCACCTACGCCGAGATCTACTTGAATCCCTGGGCGGGGTTCGTTTCGCGCTACGGCTTCTGGATCGCCATCGCCATGGCCATCGGCGGAGAGATGGTGGCCTCGGCCACCTACATGCGGCAGTGGCTACCCGGGGTGCCGGCCATCGCCTGGATCTGCGTGTTTGCCGTGGCACTGCTGGCGGTGAACCTGATGAGCGTGGGCCACTACGGCTGGTTCGAGTATGGCTTCGCCATGGTGAAGCTGGTGACCATGGCCGCCTTCGTCGTGCTGGGCGGCGCCCTGCTGCTGACCGGACACTTCCCCGTCCAATACACCGCCAACGGCGGGTTCTTCGCCAAGGGCCAGGCAGCGCCGATGTACGCCATGTCGTTCGCGCTGTTCACCTTCGCCGGGGTGGAGATGGTGGCCATCTCGTCCGGGGAATCGCGCAGCGGGCGCGAGGTGGGGCGGGCGATGGCCATGGCGTTCGCGATGCTGGCGTTCGTCTATCTGGGAGCGATCATCGTGCTGGTGGGCATCATGCCGTGGAACGGCGCGGGCGTGACCGAGAGCCCGTTCGTGACCGTGTTCAAGCACGTGGGGCTGCCGGCAGCGGGGCACGTCATGAACTTCGTGGTGCTGACCGCGGCCCTTTCCGGCGCCAACGCCAGCCTCTACGTGGATTCACGCATGCTGTTCTCCCTGGCGCGCGGCGGATATGCGCCCCCCAGTATGGGGAGGTTGAATGCTTCGGGCACGCCGATGAACGCTCTGCTTGTTTCCTCGTTCGGGATCGTGGTGGCCCTGGTGCTGGAGAGGTGGGCGCCGGCCAAGGCTTTCGTGTACCTCCTGGGCGCGGCCCTGTTCGGAGCGATGCTGGCGTGGCTGGTGGGACTGGCGGCGCACGTCGTCTTCCGGCGGCGGCTCTCGCCACAACAACTGGTGGAGCTTCCCCTTCGCTCCCCGGGGGGCGGGTGGCTGTCGATGGCCGGATTTGCCGCGATCGTGGTCTCTCTCCTGACCACGTGGGGCGCTTCACCGCTGACCGTGATGAGCGGAGTGGTGTACCTCGTGATTCTTTCGGTTGCTTATCTGATGGTGCGGCGTCGGGGCTAA